CCGGAGCTGAAAGGAGCCCTCTGATGTGTCTCGCGATACCGATGGAGCTGGTCGAGCGGAGCGAGCTCGAGGGGGACGTCGAGCTGAGCGGGGTGCGCCGGAAGGTCTCGCTCATGCTCCTCCCCGAGGCGGAGGTCGGAGATTTCCTGCTCGTCCACGCGGGGTACGCGATCGGGAGGGTCAACGCCGAGGAGGCTCGCGAGACGATGGACCTGCTCCTGGAGCTGGCCCGGGCGGCGGGGGACGCGCCGTGACGTCGGGCGACCCGTTCTTCGACCCCCGGGCGATCGCCGCCCTCAGGGATCGGATCCTGGTCGCGTGCCAGGGCTTGGAGCGGCAGGTGGTCCTGATGGAGGTGTGCGGCACGCATACCCACGCGATCGCAGCCGCGGGGCTGCGGCGCATGCTCCCGCCGCAGGTCCGGCTGATCTCGGGCCCGGGTTGCCCGGTGTGCGTCACCCCGGTGGACTACCTGGACCGGGCGGAGGCGCTCGCCGCGCTCCCGGGGACGATCGTGTGCACGTTCGGCGATCTCGTGCGCGTACCGTCGAGCCACGGCAGCCTCGAGCGGGCCCGGGCGCGAGGGGCGCGGATCCGGGTGGTCTACTCGCCTCGCGACGCCCTGGA
This genomic stretch from Terriglobia bacterium harbors:
- a CDS encoding HypC/HybG/HupF family hydrogenase formation chaperone is translated as MCLAIPMELVERSELEGDVELSGVRRKVSLMLLPEAEVGDFLLVHAGYAIGRVNAEEARETMDLLLELARAAGDAP
- a CDS encoding hydrogenase formation protein HypD, producing MEVCGTHTHAIAAAGLRRMLPPQVRLISGPGCPVCVTPVDYLDRAEALAALPGTIVCTFGDLVRVPSSHGSLERARARGARIRVVYSPRDAL